The segment CGAATGGAGAGTTTGCTTCCCGTTTTCCGCTCGGTTAAGTTGGGGGCACACCCCAACTTTTCTCAGGCAATTCGCGATGAGTAGCTCGTCCAACACGCGCGATCCGGTCGTCATGGTTCTGGCGGTCCTGGCCGGACTCTTTATTCTCATGCTGTTCGGTTGCGGCGTCGCATTGGCGGTCTTTATCCGCGTTACTTACGACAAAGATCTTGGCAAGCCGGCCCCAGGCACGGGGAAGATTCCGCCGCCGATTGTCGTTTCCCCCAATCGCGTCGAAGAAGATCGAATTCGCGAGTTGGAGCGACGGCGTCTTGAGCAGGACCGGCAACACGCAGCAGAGCAATTGCGCAGGGCGCAAGAGCAGAACCGAGCGGACGCCCAAATGCGCAGGGAAAACGAGCAACAACTCGCGGACGAGCGGAAGCTGACCGAGGAGGAAGAGCAGCGGCGATTGCTACGGATAGCGGTACTGGGAGATCCCGCGGTTCCTGGCTCGACCGGACGGTTTGGAGAGCCGTTGGCTACTGCGCCGGCCGCGGTCGAACTGCCGACGCCCCCAGCCCCCTTGCCTCCCCTCGCCTATGCGGAAGAAGCGGTCCAAGCAGGCGAGCGATTGGGTTGGACCAACATCGGTTCGCGGGAGAGCAAATTTATCGATCGCGCTCCGCCTGGGGGCGTTTTGGTTGGCGCCATCGTCTTTAAGTCGAGTCGATTCGGGACGACGGTCGCCGGCATTCAACCGATCTACCAACGACAAGATCAATATGTTGCGGGAGGGATTTGCGGAACTTCCACCAGCGATACGGCATTCAGTCTCGCCGAGGCGGGCGAAGCGGTCAGCGGGTTCCGCTTTCGTTCCGGATTGGTCGTCGACGTTATTGCACTAACGTTCGCTCCGCTGGAGGGTCTGCAATTGAACATCGACGATGAACGGCAAGGAGAACGCCTTGGTTCGCCCGATCGCGACCTGCCAAAAGTGTGGAGCGGCGACTCCAAGCTGATCGTCGGCATCTACGGCACCTATGAAAACAATACGAACGTCCGATCGCTGGGCATGCTCTACGCCGACCAGGTGACGGCCGGCGAACTGGGACCTCCGCTTCAACCGCTGCGGACCTTCTCCAGTGCGAACGGTAAGTTCACCGTCGAGGCGAAACTCGTAAAAATCAATGACGACGGCACGGTCAGCCTGGAGAGGGAAGATGGCTCGCGCGTGTCGGCGCCGATCGCCAGTCTGAGCGAGGAAGATCAAAAGTACATCGAGTCGCAGCGTTAATTTTTCGGACGCGGCCCCCAGGTTTGGTCGACGCAGCGCTCGCGACGGAGCAGAATAGGGACTTCCTGTTCCCTCCTCGCTTTTCCCGCCGGAGCCTTCGAGCCATGCGTATCGCCCCGCTATTGTCCTTGCTACTGTTGACCATCGCCGCTCCGTTATTGGCGGCCGAAAAAGAAAAGCATGTCCTGCTGCTGGGGATCGACGGTTGCCGGTTTGACGCCGTGCAGAAAGCGAAGACGCCGAATCTCGATCGCCTGGTCGCCAATGGAACTTATTCGCCGACGGCCCTGATCCTGGGAGATCGCTATCGCAAGAACGATACGATCAGCGGTCCCGGTTGGGGGAGCATCAACACCGGCGTCTGGGCCGACAAGCACAACGTGCAAGGGAACGAATTCAAAGAGCCCCACTTTGACAAGTTTCCCCACTTCTTCCACTTCGTGAAGCAGGCCTTCCCGGACGCGAAAACCGTTTCGATCGTCGACTGGGATCCGATCGCTAAGTACATCGTCTCCGACGCCGACGTCTCCCTCTCGACCAAACCGACTGGCGCCAACGTCGTGGCGACCTACGCCAAGGGAGACGAAAAGTCAACCGCCGAAGCGATTCGCCTGATCGAAGAACTCGACCCGAAAGCGATGATGCTCTACCTCGGCCAGGTCGACGAAACGGGACACGCCCATGGCTTTCACCCGAGTGTGCCAGAGTACATCGCCGCTATCGAAACGGTCGATGGACTAGTCGGCCAAGTCCTCGACGCGATCGCCAAGCGAATCGACGAAGAGTGGCTGATCGTCGTCACCAGCGACCACGGCGGCGAAGGCCGCGGTCACGGAGGTGGCCACAACAACCCGAACATCCTCCACAGCTTCCTGATCGTCAGCGGCGAAGGGGCCAAGAAAGGAAAGTTCGAAGAGCAAGTCTACATCGTCGACGCCGTCCCGACGCTGCTAACGTACCTGGGCGTGAAGCTGGACGACGCGTGGCAGTTAGATGGGCATGCGGTTGGGTTGAAGTAAGTCAATGTGCAGGCGTCATGGTCACGGCCTTGCGTGGCCATGAATGGGGTGACGCGTTCGCATACGCGCGTCAGGCGTGTCCAAACTGGCTATAAGAAGGTTAATAGGGAATTTGATACGTTTCCATCAAGTGTTGTCCCTAAACTTCCCATCGAACGATCTAGCAAATAGTGTTCTTTGGTCGTGGCTTTTGCTAAAGGAAAATGCTCTCCATTTCCCTTTCTTTTCGTTTGAAAACTACTTTGAGTTAGGGCTTTGCAAGAAATAATGGCGACTGAAACGCACCCGGAGAAGCGATCATGGATTTTCCAGGCCATTCCACAGTACTTCGATCTGAACGAAGCTCTAAAGCACATTCGCATATTCCGCTGGCGAATTAAGCAATTTAAGAATGAAATTCGAGCTGGTGACGACGTGTTTCTATGGCTTGCTGGGAGCGACGGCGGAGTGGTCGCTCGCGGAACGGTCGTCACCGATCCGCTGGACATGGAAGATTCGCAAGAGGAATTGCCCTTCGTCAAAGAAGCGGACAAAGATAAAGACAGGCTCTCTGCAGCAGTTGAGATCAATACGGTTTTCGGCGTCCCTGTTCAGCGAGAAGACCTCAAGGCCCATCCCGTTCTTTCGTCAATTTCAATTCTTAAGCAATCGCGAGGGACGAACTTTGCGCTGACAGAGGATGAGGCAGATTCGCTTGACGCACTTTGTCCGCGGTCTGAACTTCACGGTGCGTCGCTGTTTGAAGCCTTTTCCCTATTTCATGCGACTCCCGTGGAACAATTACGCGTGAGGATACGCCGCGAACGTGCTGCTCAACTTCGAGAGTTTCTCGGTGATATCGACGGCATTACTCTTGATGGATTCAATCGTGAAGTATGGGTTCTAGAGTCGGCAACACTCCTTGGCGGCGAAGACATCCGTGGCGCACTATTTGACTCCAGCCTTCTTGATAATGAGTTTGCCGTTCAGGTTGCCGTCGCGCTTGATGCTGGCGATCTGGAGTTGCACGGTAATTACGTTTGGCGTCCTGGATCAACGGTCTATGGTTCTCCACTCGCGAACGTAACCGATCAAGAAAAGTTAAGTCATGTAAAGCACGCGCTCCGATTGTTAAACGATCCGACGCTGTCGCCAAGTGAGAAGGTCGTTCAGATTGAGTCCGTCCCTGGGTTTGGCTTTCCGACCGCGACCGGCCTCGTTATTCTTCTTCATCCCGAAGAAATTGCGATAATGAACAAGCAGACGGAGGGAGTATTCGAGAAACTTCGTGTCAATTGCAAGGGGTTCGCTGCCTTCCAGGCGGCCGCGAGCCAATTGAGGTCTGAACTCGGTGCAGATGACTATTTGGAATTGGACTGGTTCCTGTACCAGATCAATCAAGGGATGATTGAAGTCGCGGATCGAGAGCAACACGAAAAGATGCTCCGGGACATTGACTGTCAAATCGAAGCGAGCATCGAAAAGTCTACGGCCGTGAACCAAACCGAAAAGGAGCAATTGGTAAAGTCGAGGATAGGGCAAGGGCAATTTCGGCACAACATCCAAAAGCTTGAATTGTCATGTCGGGTTTCCGGTGTTGACGATGTCCGATTTCTGATCGCTAGCCATATTAAACCTTGGCGAGCTTGCGATAATGTAGAGCGACTGGATGGAGCGAATGGACTGTTCTTGTCGCCAAACATCGACTTATTATTCGATCGAGGCCACATTTCATTCGAGGACGACGGTACGCTTCTGATCGCGTCCGTTGTCGACGAGAAAACGCTTAGATCACTCGGCGTACCTAGCGACATGACGAACTGCGGACATTTTTCGTCCAAGCAGAAGCGATACCTCGCCTACCATCGTCAGCATGTCTTTCTCGGATCGAACAAGTCTGAGTAACAAAACGACGGAGACGTTTCAGGGATTAAAACTTGGCACGGCAGCAGCCTTTAGTTCGCCCTGACTCGGACGACTAGTGCAGAGAAAGTTGGTAAGTCGCTGCAAAACGGATGATATCCAACGCGAGCTGCTTCCGCAGTAATCGTGACTCTTCAGCGAGGAGGGAAGAAAAGGACAGTGGTCTTTTTCGCGACTTGCCACGTCCCCTTGGATTCGTCCTGCCTATTTTTGCTTCGCATTGGCGAGAATTTCTTTTGCTTCCGACGCCCCGATCTCGCGTACGAAGAGGTTTCGCCATTCGATTTTGCCGCCATGCGTTTGCAGCATAATTGGCCCTTTCGGTGGAAGCGGTTGACTTCGGTCCCAGTAGTTTTCCATGACGGCATTGTTCACAACCAGTTTTCCGTTCAGCCAAACCGACGTCCGATCGCCAATCTGTTGAATACGGAGTTGATTCCATTCGCCAAACGGGAGGTCGGCTAATTCAAGCGGGTCGCGACCAGCCGCCCCAGGCGTATTGTTGAACAAGCCGCCGGAACCAAGATGAGGTTTCCGAGTTGGTCTTTGCGGATCGAACTCTTGATTGGCGTCCCAGATCTGTACCTGCGGCGTGCCTCTTAAATAGACTCCGCTGTCAGCTCCGGCGACCGTCTTGTATTCCAGTAGGAATTCCATGTCGCCAAATTCGCGTTCGGTGGTTGCGTATGGCCCCTCTCCATCATTGACAAGACTTCCGTTCTCAACTCTCCAGTATTTTGAAAACTCCGCTTGCTGCTTGAGTAAGTTCTTACTTTTATCCTCTCCAACAAGTTTCTGACTTTGGTGCGGGTTTAATCCATACCATCCGCTTAGGTCATGGCCATTAAATAAAGCACGGAACCCTTGAGGCGGCTTGGGTTCCTCGGAACGCCCTGAAGTGGGCGCCAAGGCCAGAGAGAGGCCGAACAAACACATTGTTGCAACAGTGAACTTCGTGGTCATAAGTCAATCCGAAGAATAGGGAGGCGTTTTTTTCGTAGCGGTCTACAGTGCGCAGAGGAGCGGGAATTAATTCGTCGAAACTGCAGCTTGGGTCGCCGCTTCACGGAGAAGAGCTACGGCCGTTTCTACGAGCATCTCTCCGGAACCTGGTTGAAGATTGGAATTGGTCACTTCGTAGCTCCCCCCGGCGTACGCTGCGCGATGTGGGACGTAGATCGTTTCAACGGCGTTCGAGAGTTCGATCAACAGCGTGGTGCGAAAGGGGGACGCCTTTTTGATGGCCAGGCCGAGGTCGACAAAGACCTCGCCCGGTAGGCAGACGATCGCCACGTCGCGGCCTACTGCGTACACCGTAACGTTCATAGGGAGCGTATCGCCGACGCCAGCCAGCGATCGGCTGAGTCCCCAGGTTATCTGCTCGGCAGCGTTTGCATGCGGCTGCTGATGACGGAACTGATCCAGCATTAGTTTTTTGTAGGCGGTTACGTGATCGAAAAAGTCAACTTTTTCATGGTTTCTGGCCAACTTCAAAATCGCCAGCGACCGCTCGACCTCTTGCGATGTGGCGTCCTGAAGCGGCAACTCGACGGTTCGTGATTTTACGAACAACGGCGTGGCCCCAGTCGACTCGAGTCGGTCGAGTTGTTTCGAGATTGTCTCTCCGAGCGAACGGCCAATGAAGTTGGTCTTGTTCCGCTCGCTGCGCGAGGGGTCAGAATGGTTGATGTCGCCGCAACAGCCGGCGCCAAAAATCGAGATTGTTTCAGGTCCCACCGCATCGCGCACAGCTTGCTCAATGAAGTAGGGATAATCGGCGCTCCAGTTGGTTCCCCCGACCGTGTCGAGGTGCAAAGCGAAGTTGCTTAGGACGCCGCGTGTGACGCTTCCATCGGCAGAGTCGATGGCAAGAATTCCTACGTCCGGATCGATCGGACCAGCAGCGCGAACGACATCCGGATTGGCCAGATTCATCCACGTCCGAACGCTGCCGTCGCGCATGACGAAACGCCGATTGAACGAGACGGGCGTTTTTTGCGTCGCCACACCGGCCCGCAACTGCGAAGGAGCGGCCGCTGCATGGGCTTGTGCGATCGCATCGACGGGGCCCGCGATCAGCTTCTTGATGTATTCGGCCCGCAAGGGATCTTGTCGCTCGCCCCCCAAGTGCAGGTACAGTTCCTTCGTATAGTCGGGGGCGGTATGCGAATGCGTGGCTGCGACGACGATATTCTCCGCAGGAATTCCCGTCCTTTCCGCCGCTAGTTTACGAATTTCACGCGACAGGTCGGTGGTAATTCCAATCAAGTCGCAAACCACGAGTGCACCAGCCGTAGTTCCATCATCCAGGACGATCGCTTTCGCCTTCAGCGAATCAACTGTCCCTTCCGCCAACCGTTCGTGATAGTAACCCGCCATCGGGAAGCCATTGGGCGGCGTAATATCGACTTCCGCTAGGCCTATCTTCAAGGAAGAAGTTTGCTCTTCCGCTCCTGCGACTGCCGCAATAAGGATCGCTAGAATTACGACGAGCAAGGGCGTCTGTAGGAATTTTCGATTCATTTGTCTCTTTCTAAATAGCCTTGCGCGAACCTGAGACGGTTAGACAAAACAAGACCTCGTATTCACTTGCGTTGATTGTCAGACCTTGAGAAGTGAAAGGAGTTCTTATGCGTATTGTTGAAGATGTGCGTCGGTTTTGGAAGATACTTTCCAAGCGAGAGCGACGGTAGCTTCATCTGCAAGCCATCTCGGATCAAAGGGGACGGGGGTCTTTTTCGCGACTTGCCATAACGTCCCCTTTAGTTTTCTAAGCGACAAACAGCAAGTAACCGATCGTCTCAAGCGCAAGCGTCCCCACCAAAACTCCCGCGGCGATCGAAGCCCCGCGCGACGTCACCGTCTGAGCCCCTTGCCCAAAGCCAAAATACCCGCCGCGTCCATTCCAAAGCCACAATCCCAGCGGCACGCAGACCACACCGAACAGCGCCAGTTGCCAGGACGCTCCTCCCAACTTCAAAATCTCCGCGGCGTCGCCGACCGGCAGGAAAACCGCCGCGCCCAAGTACGCTCCATTCGCAATCAAGCAAAAGCCGGCGAAGAAGGCGGCGAGCGGCTCTTGGCTGCTCTTGAATAGTCGTAGCGTCAGCCAGACGATGGCCGGCACGAGCGCTCCGAAGATTGGCCCGGCCCAGATGATCGGCAGTTCGTGCTGCGGCGCATGAAAATCGGTTCGCGAGATATCCCACGGGACCAGGTAGACGAGTTCTACCTGGCCGCCGAAGTAAAGGGTTGCCAGTGCATGGCCTAGCTCGTGGATGATTTGCATCCAGAGCCAGCAGGTAACGCAAATGGCGAAGGCGAAAACGCCGCGTCTCATTTCACCCGGCCGACCGGACGGAGGCCGGAGCCCTTCGTCTTGGTCAAACCGTCGCCAAGGTCGGCTCGCGCTTCGTCCGCCAGTTTCTGCAGTCGGGCGACGACGTCGGGATGCGAGTCCTTCACATCGATCGTTTCGCCGATGTCGCTTTCCAGGTCGTACAGGGCCAGGCCGGTGTGGGCCTGCTCGTAGTTGACCGGCAAGCCGTCTTTGCCGCCGGGGCGACCATTCAGGGTGCGGTAGCCGTGCGGAAAGTGAAGCTTCCACTTGCCGCTGCGGATCGCTTGCAGCTGGTCGCCGTAGTACATGTAGTACGCTTCGTGCGGGCTCTTCGCGCCGGGCTGGCCGGTGACGATCGGCCAGATGTTTTTGCCGTCGATCTTGTGGTCAGGCAGCTTGGCGCCGATCAGCTGGGCGACAGTCGGCAGAATGTCGATCGTCATCATCGGCGTGCTGACGCTCTTGCCGGCCGGAATCTTGCCCGGCATCCAGAAGATCGTCGGTTCGCGGCAACCTCCGTCCCACATCGTCCCCTTCCCTTCCCGCAGCGGACCGGCCGAGCCGGCATGTTCGCCGTACGAGAGCCACGGGCCGTTGTCGGAGGTGAAGATCACCAGCGTGTTGTCGTCCACCTTGTTACGGCGAAGCGCTTCCATGATCTGGCCGACCGACCAGTCGACTTCCATCACCACATCCCCAAAGAGCCCAGCGCCAGACTTGCCGGCGAACTTGTCCGAGACGTAAAGAGGCACGTGGACCATCGAGTGCGGAACGTAGAGGAAGAAGGGCTGCTTGGCGTGATCGTCGATGAACTCGACCGCTTTCTCGGTGTAGAGGGTGGTCAGGTTCCGCTGTTCCTCCGGCGTCACTTCGGCGTCGATGATTTCGTTTTTCGAGATCAGCGGCAGGTCGGGATAGGTCTTCTTGCGCTGCTCGAGCGACTTGTCGCGAAGGCCGGGATGGTAGGGCCACATGTCGTTCGAGTACGGTAGGCCGACGTAGTCGTCAAAGCCATGCTGCAGCGGCAGGAACTCTTTCTCGTCCCCCAAGTGCCACTTGCCGTAGATCGCGGTCGCATAGTCCTTCTGCTTGCAAATTTCGGCCAGGGTCGTTTCTTCCGGGTTAAGCCCGATCTTCGACTTCGGACCGAGCGCTCCCAAGATGCCAAGTCGATTGTTGTAGCAGCCGGTCAGCAGTCCGCACCGCGAGGCGGAGCAAACGGCCTGGGTGACGTAAAAGTCGGTGCAGATCGTCCCCTCTTTGGCCAGCTCGTCAAGATGCGGCGTCGGATAGGCGGTCGCGCCAAACGGGCCGATGTCGGCGTAGGCCATGTCGTCAATAAAGATGACGACGATGTTGGGAAGCTTGGCTTCGTCGGCGGCGAAGCTGACGGACGAACAGGCGAAAACGGCAACCAGAGCGGCCGCCGCCAAGGTGAAGGTGCGAAGCATGCGATTCTAGCCGGGTTGGGGGGCGAGATGGGCGATTTGGAAGGAAGTTCTCATTCTCGTCCATCCTGTCACATGGGTCAACTTTCTTAGCAACGCTTCGCCAAGACAAAATTGTTGTTTGAAAAGGGAAAACGGCGAAAATGAAGGGATTTGCTGCGACGGAATGCGGCGTTGGCAGCGAATTGATTCTGAGCGTCCCCCGCTTTAACGGCCCCTAAGTTGCCAGAAGATTTTGGTTCGAGATCTTATAGTAGTCGCAGCGTTAGCAGGGACGGCTAAGGTCGAAACTAGTCGCGAGTAGAGGATGGATTTAAAAACCGTTCGCGGATAACCCGCTCTGGAATTTCTAACAACCTTGCATGCGACAATGCGACATCTTCCGATGCTTTCCCAAACCGATAGGTGAATGCGACGAGAATGATTGAAGCGATCAACAGCAGGGAGCAGACGACGATTAGCCAGACTGCAGACATGATTGGGTCTTCGTCATGTGACGCTACGATTCCTAACCTTACAATGCCAAGCGATTGGAGGAGTAGACCAATGCCGAGAGATGTATCCACTAGCATAGCGATCGCGAGAAGATAGGCTACCGCTCGGAACCAAGCGAGCTGCACAGATTTCCATTGGAGCGGGATTCGTAAGCCTCTTGCCGGTGAAGCACTGTCGTCTCCTTCCAGGACCAGCCACGATTCCCGAGGTATGATCGGAAAGAAGCAGATGTGAATGAAACGCGTCTTAACGTGGAATAAACCCTTTAAGCGGTCAATTCTGCCGTAGTATCCATCTCCACCGAACATCGAATGTACCCTACCAACAAAAATGTATTACGGGGCTAAAACATTTCCGACGCAGCGCCAAATGTGATCGCGGCTATAAACGCAAAAATCCCTAGAACGAACGAGACAAACGCAATCAGCAAAAGTTTTACGCCTTTCAATTGGCGCAGCGTGGACTCAAGGAACGTTTCGCGATAGCTTGGTACCGGCTCATGCGCAAGCCAAGCTTCTATTTCCATCGCCAGTTCCAAGGGAGTCGTATAGCGGAGCCACGGTTCGAGTTTCATCGCGCGCAAGCAGATTGCTTCTAATGGGCGTGGGATTCCACGCCAGACCGAGCGAGGTCGTCGAAAGTCTCCTGCACGTACTTTCTGAACCATTCGTAAGGCGTTCTCATCCGAAAATGGAGCCTCGCCAGTAAGCAATTTGTAAAGAGTTGCACCAAGGCCATAGACATCAGACCGGCGTCCGACTTCGTCGGTTCGTCCCATCGCCTGTTCTGGGCTCATATAAGCAGGGGTCCCCAAAATGGCGCCCGAACCGGTCATTTCCGGCTCATTCACCACCCCTTCGATTTCTGTATATTGCGGAAACTGGGGATGATCGGAGACGTTCATTCGCTTTGCCAAGCCCCAGTCGAGGAGAAACGTTTCTCCCAACGCTCCTGTGATAATATTTAGCGGTTTGATGTCGCGGTGAATGACTCCGCGACGGTGTGCATATTCGACAGCCTCGCAGACGCGCATGAAGCTCTGTAGAAGTTTACGAAAACGTTGATCGCGTTGAATTGGGAGCAGTGGACGCTTTTGGTGAAAAAGACCGATCGCTTGACTAAGCGTGATGCCATGGATGCGTCGCATCGCGTAAAAGACGTCTCCATTTTCATCGCGACCGATGGCGTAAACGGGCACGATACAGGGATGTTCCAATTGCCCGGTGAGCTTGCCCTCCTGCACAAAGCGTTTGATGGCCGCTTCATTGTTGAGTCCGCCGTGGATCTGCTTCAGTAGAACCTCGCGTCCAATGTCTTCGTCGTAAGCGAGGTAGACGACGCCCATTCCTCCCTTCGCAAATGGACGCACCTTTCGAAAGCGAGGGAAGTTAGTTCCCGACTTGGCGGCTTCAATTCCCGTTCGCCCCTTCAGGGGAAGCGTGTCGTGCAATATCGGACCGGCGAACGATGATGTCGTTTCCACTGGTCCGGCCGATGCGTTCTCCAAGTCGTAGTTTGATAGTACTAAGTCGATGGTATCGAGGTACAGAGGATACCGAGCGCTGTAAAAAACGTGGTCGCAGTGGAATGACCGCTTGCGGCGGTGTTGCACGTCTATCGTTAATAGGGACTTAAAGAGATCCTTTCGTTGTGATTCCTCTACATTCTCAAGATACGAATCAATGTGGGGAGGATCAGAATGTTCGCCCCAGGCACAATCGAATTGTCCGCATATGGAGTCCAGGCGGGACGCATCTTCAGAGTCGCGCATTGATGCTCATCCAAAATGGTGTCCATTGTTGAGCCAATCGAGCGTAGCTTCTAGCGTTGTAACGACGTGCCGCTAGGAGCGACGTCAGACGCGTGCGTTATCGACGAATTGCAGAGGCAAAAATATTGGCCTCGGCAGGCCTGTTCGGCATTCTATCGTTGGGAATCACGGTCTGTGAAATTCTGTTTGAAGAAATGCAACGGTTTCGAAGGATTTCGCTCTCGTTAGAACAAGTTAACTATTTGCCTGCGGAATTTTCGTTCGCTTAGAATTGCCCGCCATAAACTCCTCGTACTTTTGCGATAAATGCCATACGACTTGTTGTGTTGGCTCTGTCGAATCCAATTGCTGGACCAGCTTAAGGCAGCGTCGCGAAGCGTCGTTAACCGCCCAACGTGACTCCATGCCGGAATAACCCATGTCTTCGTTTTCGATTTTTTGACCTCCTTGGAAAACGGACTTCGCTGGTTGTGGAATTCGTCAAGCGAACGCGTTGCCTTTCGAAATCGGCGTTAATCGAGATTTTGCGTTGTTCTTAAAAGGATCTCCCCGAGTCAGCCAACCATAGTGATTTGCGAAACATTCGACCTTCCAATACGCGGGTTCCAATTGGGGGGCGGTCATCGGCGCGATTTGCCCCGGTCAAATTGACTATTCAATCGGCAAGTCTAAATGCGCACACTAGCAATTAGTTTGTGCAAATTAATGCGGATTTGATGCCGCGTGCAATCTTCTCGCTTTAGGTTGCATGAAAGTTAACCCAGGTTGCAAGAATATTTTCTAGACGAAGATTGCACCTACGGTTAAATTCAAACTCACAGCCCACCCCTACCTTTCGCTTAGTTCGGCTTTCGGCCGCCACTAAGTCCCTCCTGCCAACTTACTGCGAACCATGATGGTCATCCCTACCTACCATTCGGCCAGGGACACCCGACGCTGCCGCATGTTTGGCGTCGTACTGGCGTTGCTCTTCTGTCAGCTGGCAGTCGCAGCAGACTCCGTTCCCGAGCAGGTCGCTCCCAAGAAGGTCAGCTTCGTTAACGACGTTGTGCCGGTCCTTACCAAGGCTGGCTGCAACATGGGAACCTGCCACGCGAAAGCCGGCGGCGGTCAAAACGGTTTCCAACTCTCGCTGCTCGGCTTTGAGCCGCTCGAAGATTACGAAAGCATCGTCCGTGAGGGACGTGGTCGCCGCTTGTTCCCCTCCGCTCCGGAAGAGAGCCTGCTGCTTCGCAAAGGGGCGAACGAAACTCCGCACAAGGGAGGCGTTCGCCTGGCCAAAGATACCGAAGGTTACGAAATCATCCGCCGCTGGATCAGCGAAGGCGCCGCTTATCAGGTCGAAGCCGATCCGACGCTCGAGTCGATCGAAGTTCAGCCCCCGCGCGGCGTGGTCAACATGGGCCAAGAGCAACAGCTGAAAGCGATCGCCACCTTCTCCGACGGCAGCAAGAAAGACGTCACGCCGTTTTCGCTGTTCGAGTCGAACTCGGAAGCGATGGCAGAAGTCTCCTCGACCGGCCTGGTGAAAATGCACGACATTCCGGGACGCGTGGCGATCATGCTGCGCTACCAGGACAAAGCGGCGGTCTTCACTGCTGCGGTTCCGCTCGGCGCTCCGATGGGCGAATTGCCGACCGCGAATAATTTTGTCGACGAGTTGGTCTTCGCCAATCTCAACGAAATCGGCGTCCCCCCTTCCCCGGTCTGCGACGACGCGACGTTCCTTCGCCGCGTTTCGCTCGATCTGACCGGGCGTTTGCCGACTCCAGCCGAAGCGGATGAGTTTCTGGCCAGCACCGATCCGGAGAAACGCAATCAGGCGATCAACCGCTTGCTGCAAAGCCCCGGCTACGCCGACTTCTTCGCCAACAAGTGGACGGCGCTGCTCAAGAATCGCCGCGACGATGCGAGCGACATCACTTCCAACTTTGCGTTCCACGCTTGGATACGCGATAGCCTGCTCCAGAACGTGCCGTATGACCAGATGGTCCGCGAACTGTTGGCCGCCACCGGCACGGTCGTCGCCAATCCGCCGGTCGCGTGGTACAAGCGGGTCAAAGAGCCGAAGGATCAAATGGAAGACGTCGCCCAATTGTTTTTGGGGGTTCGTCTGCAATGCGCCCAGTGCCATCACCATCCGTTTGAACGCTGGAGCCAAGACGACTATTACAGCTTGTCCGCCTTCTTCGCCCAAGTCGGTCGCAAACCGTCGGGCGTCCGCGGCGAAGATTTGATCTTCCACAAGCGCGGCATGGCGACCTCCA is part of the Blastopirellula sediminis genome and harbors:
- a CDS encoding DUF1549 domain-containing protein; this translates as MFGVVLALLFCQLAVAADSVPEQVAPKKVSFVNDVVPVLTKAGCNMGTCHAKAGGGQNGFQLSLLGFEPLEDYESIVREGRGRRLFPSAPEESLLLRKGANETPHKGGVRLAKDTEGYEIIRRWISEGAAYQVEADPTLESIEVQPPRGVVNMGQEQQLKAIATFSDGSKKDVTPFSLFESNSEAMAEVSSTGLVKMHDIPGRVAIMLRYQDKAAVFTAAVPLGAPMGELPTANNFVDELVFANLNEIGVPPSPVCDDATFLRRVSLDLTGRLPTPAEADEFLASTDPEKRNQAINRLLQSPGYADFFANKWTALLKNRRDDASDITSNFAFHAWIRDSLLQNVPYDQMVRELLAATGTVVANPPVAWYKRVKEPKDQMEDVAQLFLGVRLQCAQCHHHPFERWSQDDYYSLSAFFAQVGRKPSGVRGEDLIFHKRGMATSKNIKTGESLKPAALGDDVGEIPSDQDPRLRLADWISKPENPFFAKSLVNRYWKHFFKRGLIEPEDDIRDTNPPSNPELLAALEEHFIRSGFDLKELVRVITQSKAYQLSSVPNDYNLVDEQNYSRYYPRRMQAEVMLDSIDDLTGSPTAFANLPQGTRAVGLPDNSYNKASLFLRVFGRPDNASVCECERVQSSSLAQSLHLINSSEVKGKLGAGAGRAADMAKSDAPPEAKIKEIYRVAYSRDPSAEEMQIALEYLQQIPTDADGKPIAANVAAQQNFQDLLWAIMNSKEFLFNH
- a CDS encoding serine/threonine protein kinase, which produces MRDSEDASRLDSICGQFDCAWGEHSDPPHIDSYLENVEESQRKDLFKSLLTIDVQHRRKRSFHCDHVFYSARYPLYLDTIDLVLSNYDLENASAGPVETTSSFAGPILHDTLPLKGRTGIEAAKSGTNFPRFRKVRPFAKGGMGVVYLAYDEDIGREVLLKQIHGGLNNEAAIKRFVQEGKLTGQLEHPCIVPVYAIGRDENGDVFYAMRRIHGITLSQAIGLFHQKRPLLPIQRDQRFRKLLQSFMRVCEAVEYAHRRGVIHRDIKPLNIITGALGETFLLDWGLAKRMNVSDHPQFPQYTEIEGVVNEPEMTGSGAILGTPAYMSPEQAMGRTDEVGRRSDVYGLGATLYKLLTGEAPFSDENALRMVQKVRAGDFRRPRSVWRGIPRPLEAICLRAMKLEPWLRYTTPLELAMEIEAWLAHEPVPSYRETFLESTLRQLKGVKLLLIAFVSFVLGIFAFIAAITFGAASEMF
- a CDS encoding sulfatase family protein codes for the protein MLRTFTLAAAALVAVFACSSVSFAADEAKLPNIVVIFIDDMAYADIGPFGATAYPTPHLDELAKEGTICTDFYVTQAVCSASRCGLLTGCYNNRLGILGALGPKSKIGLNPEETTLAEICKQKDYATAIYGKWHLGDEKEFLPLQHGFDDYVGLPYSNDMWPYHPGLRDKSLEQRKKTYPDLPLISKNEIIDAEVTPEEQRNLTTLYTEKAVEFIDDHAKQPFFLYVPHSMVHVPLYVSDKFAGKSGAGLFGDVVMEVDWSVGQIMEALRRNKVDDNTLVIFTSDNGPWLSYGEHAGSAGPLREGKGTMWDGGCREPTIFWMPGKIPAGKSVSTPMMTIDILPTVAQLIGAKLPDHKIDGKNIWPIVTGQPGAKSPHEAYYMYYGDQLQAIRSGKWKLHFPHGYRTLNGRPGGKDGLPVNYEQAHTGLALYDLESDIGETIDVKDSHPDVVARLQKLADEARADLGDGLTKTKGSGLRPVGRVK